One Rossellomorea aquimaris DNA window includes the following coding sequences:
- a CDS encoding LacI family DNA-binding transcriptional regulator, with the protein MDIFDIARIAGVSRKTVQRVLNNSDQVRPETRDRIRKIMEEHHYQPNVSARRLVKKKTHTIGLFIIQDPQKYRIYSDDLFYSVVIGAMINACSERGYNMLVNMTDLNDASPVLKLYREKSIDAGIIISWSNVQSIVDQITSAGFSVGVFDQNNVSRRTPSIPMPVLQNEVSAMVATNHLIELGHEVIGIITGDEDNTAAMERLSGYQKAMEAAGIPIQSSYIYKGKFIEESGRDAVNHWIGQGTLPSAIVCSNDHIAFGALKALKAANRKVPDDVSLIGFDNLLLTEYTSPALTTMNIPRVEMAVSLVEQLIHRIEELPYEKMSPFEATLVKRDSSREIK; encoded by the coding sequence ATGGATATATTTGATATTGCGAGGATTGCGGGGGTGTCTAGGAAGACGGTGCAGCGGGTTCTGAACAATTCGGACCAGGTACGACCCGAGACACGTGACCGCATTCGGAAGATCATGGAGGAGCATCACTATCAGCCCAATGTTTCAGCGAGAAGGCTGGTGAAGAAAAAGACGCATACGATCGGGCTTTTTATCATTCAGGATCCTCAGAAGTACCGTATTTATTCGGATGATCTATTTTATAGTGTGGTGATTGGCGCCATGATTAATGCCTGCTCAGAGCGGGGATATAATATGCTCGTGAACATGACGGATCTGAATGATGCCTCCCCCGTTTTAAAACTGTACCGTGAAAAGAGCATCGATGCGGGAATCATCATCAGCTGGAGCAATGTCCAATCAATCGTGGATCAAATTACTTCAGCGGGCTTTTCGGTGGGTGTCTTTGATCAAAACAATGTGTCGAGACGGACTCCATCGATTCCGATGCCCGTATTACAAAACGAAGTAAGTGCGATGGTGGCGACCAATCACCTCATAGAGCTTGGTCATGAGGTGATTGGGATCATTACGGGTGATGAAGATAATACTGCGGCAATGGAACGTCTGAGTGGCTATCAAAAAGCAATGGAAGCGGCAGGGATCCCGATTCAATCCTCTTACATATATAAAGGAAAATTCATCGAAGAATCAGGGAGGGATGCTGTCAATCATTGGATCGGGCAGGGAACTCTTCCTTCTGCCATCGTGTGTTCGAATGATCATATTGCGTTCGGTGCCCTCAAGGCGTTAAAGGCAGCCAACCGGAAAGTTCCTGACGACGTGTCTCTCATTGGCTTTGATAATCTATTGCTTACGGAATATACTTCCCCTGCATTAACGACCATGAATATTCCAAGAGTTGAGATGGCGGTGTCCCTGGTGGAGCAGTTGATTCACAGAATCGAGGAGCTCCCCTATGAAAAGATGAGTCCATTTGAAGCGACACTCGTCAAACGAGATTCCAGTCGCGAAATAAAATAA